Proteins co-encoded in one Populus trichocarpa isolate Nisqually-1 chromosome 10, P.trichocarpa_v4.1, whole genome shotgun sequence genomic window:
- the LOC18102678 gene encoding uncharacterized protein LOC18102678 produces the protein MANPPSPPPPPPPQPSDPIRIDGADEDAVLSSSAYLTHQELLTRRSRRLKQLAQIFRAHYWTLMEELKIKHKEYYWIHGKSPYKEDEKNKKRKRDLNSDKENFEWNTKLGINGGGEVEAEEREEAEEREEEGVRKCSASGCKAKPMALTTFCYTHILSDSKQKLYKGCAYVVKSAQGRHVLCGKPALISTVPSLCPMHCQKAERLVGRALKKAGLSVSSPSKLAPKLHVIVTEFVRQIQTKRRAALKENVSEDHIKEDKISQGS, from the exons ATGGCCAACCCTCCCTCACCACCGCCGCCGCCTCCTCCACAACCTTCCGATCCCATCAGAATCGACGGCGCAGATGAAGACGCGGTTCTCTCATCTTCAGCGTACCTAACTCACCAAGAACTCTTAACTCGGCGATCTCGCCGATTAAAGCAACTCGCTCAGATCTTCCGAGCCCATTACTGGACCTTAATGGAAGAgctcaaaatcaaacacaaagaGTATTACTGGATACATGGGAAAAGTCCATATAAAGAAgatgagaaaaacaagaaaagaaagagagatctTAACAGTGATAAAGAGAATTTTGAATGGAATACGAAATTAGGGATTAATGGCGGCGGTGAAGTGGAGgcggaggagagagaggaagcggaggagagagaggaggaaGGGGTAAGGAAATGCTCGGCTAGTGGGTGTAAAGCGAAACCGATGGCTTTAACGACGTTCTGCTATACACATATATTATCGGATTCTAAACAAAAGCTTTATAAAGGCTGCGCCTATGTTGTTAAAAg TGCACAGGGAAGGCATGTACTTTGTGGGAAACCAGCTCTGATATCAACTGTCCCCTCCCTCTGCCCAATGCATTGTCAAAAGGCTGAAAGACTTGTAGGAAGAGCCTTGAAAAAGGCAGGTCTCAGTGTCTCTTCACCGAGTAAGCTTGCTCCTAAATTGCATGTGATAGTCACGGAATTTGTCCGCCAAATCCAAACCAAAAGAAGGGCTGCACTGAAGGAAAATGTATCTGAAGATCACATCAAGGAGGATAAAATTTCCCAAGGCTCTTGA
- the LOC7474394 gene encoding acyltransferase GLAUCE — translation MGIQCQETPPPLQDLKVTIQNSSLVFPNHETAQRKSMFLSNIDQVLNFNVETVHFFASHEDFPPQTVAEKIKDALEKILVPYDFLAGRLKSNARTGRLEVDCNGAGAGFVVASSECTLDEIGDLVYPNAAFAKLVVNSSDHSLEKDGKLLCIIQVTSFKCGGFAMGISTSHATFDGISFKIFLQNLAALAGGKPLAVTPCNDRELLAARSPPRVTFPHPELVKLQTHLGQELNAPVFDDAQEALDFKIFRLTSGNFSDMKEKAKTSPSARVSGFNVVTAHIWRCKALSQSEAQDPDRVSTILYAVNIRPRLTPPLPESYAGNAVLTAYANATCKELREGPISKLVERVAEGSKRMTDEYARSAIDWGEIHKGFPHGDFLLSSWWKLGFDEVDYPWGCPRYSCPVVYHRKDIILLFPDIDDKNSVNVLVALPCKEMEKFESLFHKFLSA, via the exons ATGGGAATCCAGTGCCAGGAAACCCCTCCTCCCCTTCAAGACCTTAAGGTCACGATCCAAAACTCTTCTTTGGTTTTTCCAAACCATGAAACAGCTCAGAGGAAATCCATGTTCCTGTCAAACATCGACCAAGTGCTCAATTTCAATGTCGAAACAGTCCATTTTTTTGCATCCCATGAAGACTTTCCTCCTCAAACTGTGGCCGAGAAGATAAAAGATGCGCTTGAGAAGATACTGGTGCCATATGATTTCTTGGCTGGAAGATTGAAGTCGAACGCCAGAACAGGTCGTTTGGAGGTTGATTGTAATGGGGCTGGGGCTGGCTTCGTGGTGGCCTCTAGTGAGTGTACATTGGATGAGATCGGGGACTTGGTTTATCCTAACGCTGCTTTTGCTAAGCTAGTTGTTAACAGTTCGGATCATAGCTTGGAAAAAGATGGTAAACTACTGTGCATTATCCAG GTAACATCATTTAAGTGTGGTGGTTTTGCAATGGGCATATCAACCAGCCATGCAACATTTGATGGGATAAGCTTCAAGATCTTCTTACAAAACTTGGCTGCCCTAGCTGGTGGCAAACCCCTGGCGGTCACTCCCTGCAACGACCGTGAACTACTAGCAGCTCGATCTCCACCACGTGTCACCTTCCCTCACCCTGAATTGGTCAAACTTCAGACTCACCTGGGGCAAGAATTGAATGCTCCGGTCTTTGATGACGCCCAAGAAGCCCTAGACTTCAAGATTTTCCGGCTAACTTCCGGCAACTTCTCCGACATGAAAGAGAAGGCCAAGACAAGTCCAAGCGCCCGCGTTTCTGGGTTTAATGTGGTGACTGCTCATATTTGGAGATGCAAGGCACTGTCACAATCGGAAGCCCAGGATCCCGATAGAGTGTCAACAATTCTCTATGCTGTCAACATTAGGCCAAGACTGACCCCTCCTTTACCAGAATCATATGCTGGAAATGCTGTGTTAACTGCCTACGCAAATGCTACGTGCAAGGAGCTGCGAGAGGGGCCAATCTCTAAATTGGTGGAGAGAGTGGCAGAGGGTTCAAAGAGAATGACTGACGAGTATGCGCGGTCTGCTATAGATTGGGGTGAGATTCACAAAGGATTTCCGCATGGAGATTTCTTGCTATCATCTTGGTGGAAATTAGGATTTGATGAAGTGGACTATCCATGGGGGTGCCCCAGGTACAGTTGTCCTGTGGTGTACCACAGAAAGGATATTATCTTGCTTTTCCCGGATATCGATGACAAGAATAGCGTCAATGTTCTGGTTGCCCTGCCCTGCAAGGAAATGGAAAAGTTTGAAAGCCTCTTCCACAAATTCTTATCGGCTTGA
- the LOC7474397 gene encoding probable ubiquitin-like-specific protease 2A: MGRTRRTGRKTRPHGGGVVTIDLESEGCTDQPSKHRTCWKHIQARMHARRTRMTKKQAEEIESFKLTSPCFLQTIPCRERSKKRFKRNNAVSKLKKELDSVSFNCYMENLWKSFSEDKKMSFAYLDSLWFTMYTEASSGVKVLEWIKRKHIFSKKYVLVPIVRWCHWSLLIFCHFGESLLSENITPCMLLLDSLEMASPKRLEPDIRKFVWDIYESEGRPENKHMISQIPLLVPKVPQQRNGVECGNYVLNFINLFVQDAPENFHMEGYPYFMKDNWFSPEGLEHFCEKLESLESDIL; encoded by the exons ATGGGAAGGACACGAAGAACGGGAAGGAAGACAAGACCTCATGGTGGTGGAGTTGTTACAATAGATCTTGAGTCTG AGGGTTGCACAGATCAACCTTCAAAACATCGCACATGTTGGAAGCATATCCAAGCTCGTATGCATGCTCGAAGAACAAGGATGACCAAAAAACAAgctgaagaaattgaaagctttaaaTTAACATCCCCATGCTTTTTACAGACAATTCCTTGCCGTGAGCGATCAAAGAAAAGATTCAAGCGCAATAATGCAGTctcaaaactgaaaaaagagCTAGATAGTGTTTCTTTCAACTGCTACATGGA AAATTTGTGGAAGAGCTTCTCAGAAGACAAGAAGATGTCCTTCGCATACCTTGACAGCTTATGGTTTACCATGTATACAGAAGCATCCTCTGGAGTGAAAGTCCTGGAATGGATCAAGAGGAAACACATCTTTTCAAAGAAATATGTTCTTGTTCCTATTGTTCGCTG GTGTCACTGGAGCCTCTTGATCTTTTGCCACTTTGGTGAGAGTTTGCTATCAGAAAACATAACACCATGCATGTTGCTACTGGATTCACTTGAGATGGCAAGTCCTAAGCGGCTTGAACCAGACATAAGAAA GTTTGTATGGGACATCTACGAATCAGAGGGCAGGCCTGAAAACAAGCATATGATTTCTCAGATTCCATTATTGGTGCCCAAG GTGCCACAACAGAGAAATGGTGTCGAATGTGGCAACTATGTCCTCaactttataaatttgtttgtgCAAGATGCTCCCGAGAACTTTCACATGGAGGGTTACCCTTATTTT ATGAAAGACAATTGGTTCAGTCCTGAAGGATTGGAGCACTTCTGCGAGAAACTTGAATCCCTTGAAAGCGATATCCTTTAG